Proteins encoded together in one Neobacillus sp. FSL H8-0543 window:
- a CDS encoding sigma-70 family RNA polymerase sigma factor: MQNIDLVKKAIKGDEEAFETLVKNESEKLYKTAFVYVRNKDDALDVLQETIYKAFISIDKVKQPEYFTTWLTKILIRTAYDFLRKKKRIVLDERLLNSIVAESRPNVEGNLDILHAISRLNQNYQTVILLFYYHDLPIRGIAETMGVPENTVKTYLRRAKMELRSFLEGVSHFEQRAIT; encoded by the coding sequence TTGCAGAATATCGACCTTGTAAAAAAAGCAATCAAAGGAGACGAAGAGGCTTTTGAAACGCTTGTAAAAAATGAAAGCGAGAAGTTGTATAAAACGGCTTTTGTTTATGTTCGAAATAAAGACGATGCATTGGATGTGCTCCAAGAAACGATTTATAAGGCGTTTATTTCTATCGATAAAGTAAAACAGCCTGAATACTTTACCACGTGGCTAACGAAAATACTCATTCGTACGGCCTATGACTTCCTTAGGAAAAAGAAGAGGATCGTTTTGGATGAACGGCTTTTGAATAGTATTGTGGCTGAAAGTAGGCCAAATGTTGAAGGAAACCTCGATATACTTCATGCCATCTCTAGGTTAAACCAAAACTATCAAACGGTAATTCTATTATTTTATTATCATGACCTCCCGATTCGAGGGATTGCTGAAACGATGGGGGTTCCCGAAAATACAGTAAAAACCTACCTAAGGCGTGCAAAAATGGAATTAAGGAGTTTTTTGGAAGGAGTGAGTCATTTTGAACAAAGAGCAATTACATAA
- a CDS encoding ROK family protein, with protein sequence MKKAIGIDIGGTKVAAGIISETGKLLKRSEVKSDPSDREKMFASVVEAVQQLFADSTYSIMDMEGIGAGVPGKVDRENGIAVFQNNLPWAGFPVKERLQEQFGLERITLDNDVYTAAFAEWKSAGGSSEETFVYMTISTGISCSIIHNGSFFRGAGFAGELGLFPILSKAAGQNLERLEKAAAGPAIEKLAAETLQVATLSTKDVFNRYFAGIEEYQPIIDEVTDNWAQGLYAISCLVDPHKLVFGGSVITNNPGLLEIVKEKLKNYQILEQQHLLDHMSISTLKQDNGVVGAGLRVFEAV encoded by the coding sequence ATGAAAAAAGCAATTGGTATTGATATCGGTGGAACCAAGGTTGCAGCCGGTATTATTTCCGAAACTGGTAAACTGCTAAAACGATCAGAAGTCAAAAGCGATCCTTCAGATAGAGAAAAGATGTTTGCCAGTGTAGTAGAAGCAGTGCAGCAGCTATTTGCAGATTCTACTTATTCGATAATGGACATGGAGGGAATCGGTGCAGGCGTACCAGGCAAGGTAGACCGTGAGAACGGGATTGCTGTTTTTCAAAATAATCTTCCATGGGCCGGGTTTCCTGTCAAAGAGCGTTTGCAGGAGCAATTCGGGCTTGAGCGAATTACGCTCGACAACGATGTGTATACTGCGGCGTTTGCTGAGTGGAAATCAGCTGGGGGAAGCAGTGAGGAAACGTTTGTCTACATGACAATCAGTACGGGTATCTCCTGCTCGATCATTCATAATGGTTCGTTTTTTAGAGGAGCGGGATTTGCCGGAGAGCTAGGGTTGTTTCCGATTCTTTCAAAGGCTGCCGGTCAGAATCTTGAGCGTCTGGAAAAAGCAGCAGCAGGACCAGCAATCGAAAAGCTGGCTGCAGAAACATTGCAGGTGGCGACTCTGTCGACCAAGGATGTTTTCAACCGATACTTCGCTGGGATTGAGGAGTATCAGCCGATTATCGATGAGGTAACAGACAACTGGGCCCAAGGGCTATATGCAATTTCCTGCTTAGTGGACCCACATAAGCTTGTCTTCGGCGGCAGTGTCATCACCAATAATCCTGGTCTGTTGGAAATTGTAAAGGAGAAACTAAAAAACTATCAAATCCTGGAACAACAGCATCTTTTAGATCATATGTCGATTAGCACATTAAAGCAGGACAACGGCGTCGTCGGCGCAGGACTGCGGGTATTTGAAGCAGTATAA
- a CDS encoding TIGR02206 family membrane protein — MAWFGRSYNHFKFEVYSVSHILILIIFIFVTIGIFLSRGKFHGPKWRRMEIGIALSLLLIEATYHVWLFVNANWKVSHAIPLELCSISLILSVILLLTGKTVFLEILLFTALLGSTQAILFPSLHYGFPHFRFFHFFYTHMMVVWVALYSMYSKEFRLTFMSVIKLWVFLNILMPIILYINKLTNGNYLYLSHKPSHMSLLDLLGPYPWYILSMEALVIILSLILWLIFRKKGKENQSSRYY; from the coding sequence ATGGCATGGTTTGGACGCAGTTATAACCATTTTAAATTTGAAGTGTATTCTGTCAGTCATATCTTAATCCTGATCATCTTTATTTTTGTAACAATCGGGATTTTCCTAAGCAGAGGTAAATTTCACGGCCCCAAATGGAGACGGATGGAAATTGGAATTGCCCTTTCTTTGCTCCTGATTGAAGCGACCTATCATGTATGGTTATTTGTGAATGCAAACTGGAAGGTAAGTCATGCTATTCCATTAGAATTGTGCAGCATCAGCCTTATATTAAGTGTGATCCTGCTATTAACGGGGAAAACAGTTTTCCTTGAAATACTGCTGTTTACGGCATTATTAGGTTCAACACAAGCAATACTTTTTCCCTCTTTACACTATGGATTCCCTCATTTCAGGTTTTTCCACTTTTTCTACACACATATGATGGTGGTATGGGTAGCTTTATATTCTATGTATTCAAAGGAATTCCGGCTGACATTCATGTCTGTTATAAAATTATGGGTTTTTCTAAATATACTGATGCCGATTATTTTATATATTAACAAGCTGACCAACGGTAACTATTTGTACCTAAGTCATAAACCTTCCCATATGAGTTTATTGGATCTTCTTGGTCCCTATCCTTGGTACATTTTATCAATGGAAGCTTTAGTAATCATTCTAAGCCTTATACTATGGTTGATTTTTCGAAAAAAAGGAAAAGAGAACCAAAGTAGTAGATACTATTAA
- a CDS encoding DoxX family membrane protein, whose product MFIRFLRENKISAAILTVIRLYLGYAWFTAGFHKLTGGFDASGYLGNAIANPVKGPEGDMVYGWYVNFLESFALPNIDVFNFIVPWGETLIGLGLLLGCLTTTAMFFGLVMNFSFFLAGTVSHNPTDIFLGFIILTAGYNAGRIGLDRWVVPFIRKAAKTYTNKNKAAA is encoded by the coding sequence ATGTTTATTAGATTTTTAAGAGAAAATAAGATCTCTGCTGCTATTTTAACTGTTATTCGTTTATACCTTGGCTACGCGTGGTTCACAGCTGGTTTTCATAAACTCACAGGCGGATTCGATGCATCTGGTTACTTAGGAAATGCAATTGCAAATCCAGTAAAAGGACCGGAAGGCGATATGGTTTACGGCTGGTACGTCAACTTCTTAGAAAGCTTTGCGTTACCAAACATTGATGTCTTCAACTTCATCGTACCTTGGGGCGAAACACTAATCGGTTTAGGATTACTTCTTGGATGTTTAACAACAACAGCAATGTTCTTTGGACTAGTGATGAACTTCAGCTTCTTCTTAGCAGGAACGGTATCTCATAACCCAACCGACATCTTCTTAGGCTTCATCATCTTAACTGCAGGCTACAACGCAGGCAGAATCGGTTTAGACCGCTGGGTGGTTCCATTCATCCGCAAAGCAGCTAAAACCTACACAAATAAAAATAAAGCAGCCGCCTAA
- a CDS encoding DUF4179 domain-containing protein, producing MNKEQLHKKMSEIDFPRDEVFAAIKGGIAKGRNAKKPRRKLTLKKVGLVSTVAASAFLASGLIFAPVSNVLAAVPLVGSLYEKFGLQIGYELLESDLITQLNQQATSNGVDITVTSAYYDGNVIGITFTAKGERVSLDAIGDKGPETGYNFHLFDGKEKNQWAGSMTQLTETEDGYAAAMEFYHPSANLPKDYTLPLTFTSVTGTKGIWKFDVPVEQIPSETIVTDAAGKLGDYSLVMESVVKGKATTFLNYQTTFPLDGAEDEIRISVFDNDENRLSKNHPEVLAAKEKSGFVEKKIRELFDSKINDQAKYLTLQPEIIRYEEDTVAVLDQTTPFIVESNRFDYSIKVNSVKQKGNKLILDYVVQNVNTDVIRADIIENFVEFIMLIKTEDIQRDAQGKLQMENMLDDRVRSTSVEVLGEGQIRYLSTFTIVEEFDVRDYSLTVPFGTLSANSPIKMEPIKVDLK from the coding sequence TTGAACAAAGAGCAATTACATAAAAAAATGAGTGAAATAGACTTCCCGAGGGATGAAGTATTTGCTGCGATTAAAGGTGGAATAGCAAAAGGGAGAAATGCGAAGAAACCAAGGAGGAAATTAACTTTAAAAAAGGTTGGATTGGTTTCAACGGTTGCAGCTTCCGCTTTTTTAGCCTCAGGTTTAATTTTTGCACCCGTTTCCAATGTTTTAGCTGCGGTACCGTTAGTTGGCAGCCTATACGAAAAATTCGGGCTGCAAATCGGCTATGAATTATTAGAAAGTGATTTGATTACGCAACTGAATCAGCAAGCAACGAGTAATGGCGTTGATATTACGGTAACAAGTGCTTACTATGATGGAAACGTGATCGGCATTACTTTTACAGCGAAAGGTGAAAGGGTATCATTGGACGCGATTGGAGATAAGGGACCTGAAACGGGATATAATTTTCACTTGTTTGATGGTAAGGAAAAAAATCAGTGGGCAGGTTCGATGACACAATTAACGGAAACGGAAGATGGATATGCTGCTGCAATGGAATTTTATCATCCATCCGCCAATTTACCTAAAGACTATACTCTGCCGTTAACCTTCACCTCGGTGACAGGCACCAAAGGGATTTGGAAATTCGATGTTCCTGTTGAGCAAATTCCTTCAGAAACGATTGTAACGGATGCTGCAGGGAAACTTGGGGACTATTCTCTTGTGATGGAGTCGGTTGTTAAAGGGAAAGCTACGACATTTTTAAATTATCAAACAACCTTCCCATTAGATGGCGCTGAAGACGAAATTAGAATATCCGTTTTTGATAATGATGAAAATCGGTTATCTAAAAACCATCCGGAAGTGTTAGCAGCTAAGGAGAAAAGTGGATTTGTTGAAAAAAAAATACGTGAACTATTTGACAGCAAGATTAATGACCAGGCAAAGTATCTAACCCTCCAACCTGAAATCATAAGGTATGAAGAAGATACAGTAGCTGTTCTCGACCAAACCACTCCGTTCATCGTGGAAAGTAATCGATTTGATTATTCGATTAAGGTTAACAGTGTAAAACAAAAGGGAAACAAATTGATCCTTGATTATGTTGTACAAAATGTTAATACGGATGTCATTCGAGCGGATATCATTGAGAATTTCGTGGAGTTTATTATGCTGATAAAGACTGAAGATATCCAGAGAGATGCTCAAGGAAAACTGCAAATGGAGAACATGCTTGACGACAGAGTGCGGAGTACTAGCGTAGAAGTTTTAGGAGAGGGTCAGATCCGTTATCTATCGACTTTTACTATAGTTGAGGAATTTGATGTGAGAGATTATTCATTAACGGTTCCATTTGGTACATTAAGTGCCAATAGTCCGATAAAAATGGAGCCGATTAAAGTAGACTTGAAATAA
- a CDS encoding DoxX family membrane protein, which translates to MFINFLRENKISAAILTVIRLYLGYAWFTAGLGKLTGGGFDASGYLGNAIANPVKGPDGNMVYGWYVNFLESFALPNIDVFNFIVPWGETLIGLGLLLGCLTTTAMFFGLVMNFSFFLAGTVSHNPTDIFLGFIILTAGYNAGRIGLDRWVVPFIRKTAKTYTNKNKAAA; encoded by the coding sequence ATGTTTATCAATTTTTTAAGAGAAAATAAAATCTCTGCTGCTATTTTAACTGTTATTCGTTTATACCTTGGATATGCATGGTTCACAGCTGGTTTAGGAAAATTAACAGGTGGTGGATTTGATGCTTCAGGTTACTTAGGAAATGCTATTGCAAACCCTGTAAAAGGCCCAGACGGCAATATGGTTTACGGCTGGTACGTCAACTTCCTAGAAAGCTTTGCGTTACCGAACATTGATGTCTTCAACTTCATCGTTCCTTGGGGCGAAACACTAATTGGCTTAGGATTACTTCTTGGTTGCTTAACAACAACAGCGATGTTCTTCGGACTTGTGATGAACTTCAGCTTCTTCTTAGCAGGAACAGTATCACATAACCCAACCGACATCTTCTTAGGCTTCATCATCTTAACTGCAGGCTACAACGCAGGACGCATTGGTTTAGACCGCTGGGTGGTTCCATTCATCCGCAAAACAGCTAAAACCTACACAAATAAAAATAAAGCGGCTGCCTAA
- the ilvA gene encoding threonine ammonia-lyase yields MNIDDIIIAREKMKGIVHTTPLDYSKTFSKLAHNEVYLKLENLQKTGSFKVRGSYNKLISLSAEECKSGVVAASAGNHAQGVAYSSQMLGVSGTIVMPKTAPLSKVLATKQYGGQVILEGAVFDEALAYALELKDQMNATFIHAFDDEAVIAGQGTVGLEILDQLPDVEAIFCPIGGGGLIAGVAMAVKEKNPQIKVYGVQTLACPSMKQSLLENKPVMVDAVPTMADGIAVKKPGQIPFELVQKYVDDIFCVDEMEIARTMLMLLERNKLLVEGSGAVSLSSLLYEKIKVKEKKVAAVLSGGNVDMNFISSIINRGMVESGRYVTFTITIKDKPGELQKVLSALAELDANIQTVNHQRMGKDIYPGYTQLEISVETKNHDHIQQLYQALTKKNYNVEMSHF; encoded by the coding sequence ATGAACATAGATGATATCATCATCGCGCGGGAAAAGATGAAGGGAATTGTACACACCACTCCTCTGGATTATTCCAAAACCTTTAGCAAACTTGCACATAATGAAGTGTATTTAAAACTTGAAAACCTCCAAAAGACTGGATCCTTTAAAGTTCGCGGGTCTTACAATAAACTAATCTCTCTATCAGCGGAGGAGTGTAAAAGTGGCGTCGTCGCTGCCTCTGCTGGAAACCATGCCCAAGGCGTGGCCTATTCAAGTCAGATGCTCGGCGTTTCCGGTACGATCGTGATGCCGAAAACGGCACCGCTTAGTAAGGTGCTGGCAACGAAACAATATGGCGGTCAAGTCATACTGGAGGGCGCGGTTTTTGATGAAGCCCTTGCCTATGCATTAGAGTTGAAGGATCAAATGAACGCTACCTTTATCCATGCCTTTGATGATGAGGCGGTGATCGCCGGACAAGGAACCGTCGGTTTAGAAATACTTGATCAACTGCCCGATGTCGAGGCCATCTTCTGTCCTATCGGAGGCGGCGGGCTCATTGCTGGAGTTGCCATGGCGGTGAAAGAGAAGAATCCACAAATTAAGGTCTATGGTGTACAAACCCTAGCCTGCCCGAGCATGAAACAGTCCTTACTAGAAAATAAACCCGTCATGGTTGACGCAGTGCCGACAATGGCAGATGGAATTGCTGTTAAAAAACCGGGCCAAATACCGTTTGAGCTGGTTCAAAAATATGTCGATGATATTTTTTGTGTCGATGAAATGGAAATAGCGCGGACGATGCTCATGCTTTTAGAAAGAAATAAGCTATTAGTCGAGGGCTCGGGTGCTGTTTCCCTCTCTTCCCTGCTTTATGAAAAAATTAAGGTGAAAGAGAAAAAGGTTGCCGCCGTTTTGAGCGGCGGAAATGTGGATATGAACTTTATTTCAAGTATTATTAATCGCGGCATGGTTGAGTCCGGAAGATATGTTACCTTTACCATTACCATTAAAGATAAACCAGGTGAACTGCAAAAAGTGTTAAGTGCATTAGCCGAATTAGATGCCAACATTCAAACCGTTAACCACCAGCGGATGGGTAAGGATATCTATCCTGGGTATACCCAACTGGAAATCTCCGTTGAAACAAAGAATCACGACCATATTCAGCAGCTCTATCAGGCACTAACAAAGAAAAACTATAATGTTGAAATGTCGCATTTCTAG
- a CDS encoding D-glycerate dehydrogenase: MRYKVFVTRSIPESARKKLEALYAVEMWDSENTPVPRGILETKIEEIDGLYCLLTETIDEELLSRSKNLKVVSNMAVGYNNIDITAASKRRISVTNTPGVLTETTADLTFSLLMATARRIVEASDYLREGQWQTWSPMQLTGQDIFGATIGIIGMGRIGEAVAKRAKGFDMRVLYHNRSRKPEVENHLGIEYADLQSLLKEADYVCVMTPLTPETKGLIGKDELSLMKNSAILINTARGGIVDENALYEALVDGTIWAAGLDVFDQEPVDLNHPLLTLPNVTTLPHIGSASIKTRTTMAELAAENLIEVLEGRTCKNVINSEPQRRV; this comes from the coding sequence ATGAGATACAAAGTTTTTGTTACACGATCCATTCCTGAAAGCGCACGAAAAAAGCTCGAAGCCCTGTACGCTGTCGAGATGTGGGACAGCGAAAATACTCCTGTACCAAGGGGAATACTAGAGACAAAGATAGAAGAAATAGATGGATTGTACTGTTTACTCACGGAGACTATTGATGAAGAACTGCTTTCCCGTTCGAAAAATCTAAAAGTAGTCAGCAACATGGCGGTAGGATACAACAACATCGACATTACCGCAGCCTCAAAACGGAGAATCAGCGTCACAAATACGCCAGGGGTTTTGACAGAAACCACCGCAGACCTGACCTTTTCTCTTCTCATGGCGACAGCAAGAAGAATCGTCGAAGCATCTGATTATTTGCGAGAGGGACAGTGGCAAACATGGTCGCCAATGCAGTTGACCGGACAGGATATTTTCGGTGCCACTATAGGAATTATCGGAATGGGCAGGATTGGTGAAGCAGTGGCAAAGCGCGCCAAAGGCTTCGATATGAGGGTGCTCTATCACAACCGCAGCCGAAAACCAGAGGTTGAAAATCACCTAGGAATCGAATACGCTGACCTGCAATCACTGCTAAAGGAGGCAGACTACGTTTGTGTAATGACGCCGCTAACCCCTGAAACAAAGGGGTTAATCGGAAAAGATGAGCTTTCACTTATGAAAAATTCAGCCATACTCATTAATACCGCTCGCGGTGGGATTGTTGATGAAAATGCCCTCTATGAAGCACTTGTCGACGGCACGATTTGGGCAGCAGGGCTGGATGTCTTTGATCAAGAACCAGTGGATCTCAACCACCCATTACTAACACTCCCAAATGTGACCACTCTGCCTCACATCGGCAGTGCTAGTATTAAAACAAGAACAACAATGGCAGAACTGGCAGCAGAAAACTTAATTGAAGTACTTGAAGGTCGGACTTGTAAAAATGTAATAAATAGTGAACCGCAAAGAAGAGTGTAA
- a CDS encoding GNAT family protein yields MFSYKVDEQIEIELLQQHHKEELFHLIDSNREHLRKWLLWVDKRKSAADFVPIIPIWITNYANNNGFDAGIRYNGQLVGMIGLHYIDWKNKSTSIGYFLSEEAQGNGIITKCVRSLVNYLFKEMDLNRIEIQCAATNLKSIAIPTKLGFVQEGITRDGQWLYDHYEDLITFSLLKNDYR; encoded by the coding sequence GTGTTTTCATATAAAGTAGATGAACAAATTGAGATCGAGTTATTGCAGCAGCATCATAAAGAGGAACTTTTCCACTTAATTGATTCCAACCGAGAACACTTACGTAAATGGCTGCTTTGGGTTGATAAAAGAAAATCCGCTGCGGATTTTGTGCCGATTATCCCAATTTGGATTACCAATTATGCAAACAATAACGGGTTTGATGCGGGGATAAGGTATAATGGGCAATTGGTTGGAATGATTGGTCTACATTATATTGATTGGAAGAACAAGTCCACCAGTATCGGATATTTTTTGTCCGAGGAAGCCCAGGGAAATGGTATTATTACGAAGTGTGTCCGTTCCTTAGTAAACTATCTTTTTAAAGAAATGGATTTAAATAGAATTGAAATTCAGTGTGCGGCAACAAATCTAAAAAGCATCGCCATCCCAACAAAATTAGGATTTGTCCAAGAAGGTATTACCCGCGATGGTCAATGGTTATATGATCATTACGAGGACCTAATTACGTTTAGTTTGTTAAAAAATGATTACCGATAA
- a CDS encoding GNAT family N-acetyltransferase, with the protein MKLVFHNNKTAVIRPYQESDFQQIQELNTEEGWTNLVIENDNTKEAWKNSTVSYVVEAEGDGVVGYVRGLTDTRITLYICELLIGKEYRGLGVGKELLQYVHQLYPKTRIEMLASSTSHTFYEDQGYRPFYGFRKTIGE; encoded by the coding sequence ATGAAACTCGTTTTTCATAACAACAAAACAGCTGTGATTCGTCCGTATCAGGAGAGTGATTTCCAGCAAATACAGGAATTAAATACTGAAGAAGGTTGGACGAACTTAGTGATAGAGAACGACAACACGAAGGAAGCTTGGAAAAATTCAACTGTTTCCTATGTTGTCGAAGCGGAAGGAGACGGCGTGGTTGGCTATGTTCGAGGGTTAACGGATACCCGAATTACTCTATATATTTGTGAATTATTGATTGGCAAAGAATATCGTGGATTAGGCGTAGGGAAAGAGCTACTTCAATATGTTCATCAGCTTTACCCAAAGACTAGAATTGAGATGCTTGCTTCCAGTACCTCTCATACCTTCTATGAAGATCAGGGTTATCGACCCTTTTACGGGTTTAGGAAGACAATCGGAGAATAA
- a CDS encoding cupredoxin domain-containing protein, with translation MLIGLLLSVLLVVSACSSDKTSDTEKDTATETSSTETSSETAASTDGSGVEIIATDFEFDKKEYVVKAGEEVTVKLTSKQGNHGIDIQGLNVSIKEANGSVTFTPEEPGEYKIICNVFCGTGHGEMVSTLVVQ, from the coding sequence ATGTTAATAGGTTTATTATTGAGTGTTCTTTTGGTCGTCAGTGCTTGTAGCAGTGATAAGACAAGTGACACTGAAAAAGATACAGCAACAGAGACAAGCAGTACAGAGACTTCAAGTGAAACTGCTGCTAGCACTGATGGTTCAGGTGTTGAGATAATAGCAACAGACTTCGAATTTGACAAGAAGGAATATGTTGTAAAAGCTGGTGAAGAGGTAACTGTAAAGCTGACTTCAAAGCAAGGTAACCATGGTATCGATATTCAGGGACTTAATGTTTCTATTAAAGAAGCAAATGGTTCAGTTACGTTCACACCGGAAGAACCAGGTGAATACAAAATCATTTGTAATGTATTCTGTGGCACCGGACACGGCGAGATGGTTTCAACATTAGTAGTACAATAA
- a CDS encoding GntR family transcriptional regulator, giving the protein MKLIDKNSRIPLYLQLMDILIDRMENELGENGQLPSEREICEHYDVSRTTVRQAINELERDGFIYKVHGKGTFVAPKRVEQNLIKFYSFTEEMKKLGKVPVSKVFSFDIIEADRKIAEKLSLPAGSRVYQFSRLRLADNIPMMFETSFVPYDLFPGMTKEDLESTALYDIFKNRFQTTIVMAEELFMPVMTGVKEMELLQMSPSIPSLRIERFTHGEDRLIEYTNTIARGDKFKYHVRLEN; this is encoded by the coding sequence ATGAAATTAATTGATAAAAATAGTCGAATTCCACTTTATCTCCAGTTAATGGATATATTGATTGATAGAATGGAAAATGAACTTGGAGAAAATGGGCAATTGCCATCTGAACGTGAAATTTGTGAACACTATGATGTATCACGGACAACCGTTCGCCAGGCCATAAATGAACTGGAACGAGATGGTTTTATTTATAAGGTGCACGGAAAAGGTACGTTTGTTGCGCCTAAGAGAGTCGAACAGAATCTGATAAAGTTCTATTCCTTTACAGAAGAAATGAAAAAACTGGGTAAAGTACCAGTTTCTAAAGTATTTTCTTTTGACATCATTGAGGCTGACAGAAAAATCGCTGAGAAGCTTTCCCTTCCTGCTGGCAGCAGAGTGTATCAATTTTCAAGACTGAGATTGGCGGACAATATTCCGATGATGTTTGAAACTTCTTTTGTACCATACGATTTATTCCCCGGTATGACGAAAGAGGATCTCGAATCAACTGCTTTGTACGATATTTTTAAAAATCGATTTCAAACAACGATTGTCATGGCAGAAGAGTTATTTATGCCGGTCATGACAGGGGTGAAGGAAATGGAGCTATTGCAAATGTCTCCATCCATCCCATCATTGCGGATAGAACGATTTACCCACGGGGAAGACCGACTGATTGAGTACACGAATACCATCGCACGAGGCGATAAATTTAAATATCACGTACGCCTGGAAAATTAA
- a CDS encoding GtrA family protein, with protein MIRKHALANRMSIQKYEQFIKFCIIGIANTTISLAAYYLLLKLDTPYLIASTLAYFLGMANGYIFSTSFVFNQRHNALQAVKFISVSLFSLVINLLILYLLVDFFAIDAFTSQVIATIFNVIYTFSLNKFWTFGGTKSQ; from the coding sequence TTGATAAGAAAACATGCACTCGCAAATAGGATGTCTATTCAAAAGTATGAACAGTTTATTAAATTTTGTATTATCGGAATCGCCAACACGACGATTTCATTAGCAGCCTATTACCTTTTATTAAAACTAGATACTCCTTACCTAATTGCCAGCACCCTCGCCTACTTTCTGGGAATGGCAAATGGATATATTTTCAGCACCTCGTTCGTTTTTAATCAAAGGCATAATGCCTTGCAAGCTGTAAAATTTATTAGTGTTTCCTTATTCTCGTTAGTCATAAACTTACTGATTCTCTATCTTTTAGTTGATTTTTTTGCCATAGATGCATTTACTTCTCAAGTAATCGCGACGATTTTCAATGTAATTTATACTTTTTCCTTAAATAAATTCTGGACATTCGGTGGGACGAAAAGTCAATAA